The Brachyspira hyodysenteriae ATCC 27164 sequence AAGATAACAAGAGATGATTTATTTAAATTTGAAAGAATGGGAGAAAAATTGGCAGGATACATGCTTGAATCTATTGAGAACAGTAAAAACACTACTTTAAAAAGATTTATATATGCATTAGGTATTCGTCAGGTTGGTGAAACTACTGCTGATTTACTAGCTAAATATTTCACGTCAATAGAGAATTTCAAAAAAGCTACTATCGATGATTTACAAAATATTGAAGGTATAGGTGAAATTAGTGCTAAAAGTATTTACGATTTCCTTCATAATGAAAAGACATTAAAATTAATCGATGATTTACTTGCATCAGGAGTTAATCCTGTATTTGAAAAAGTTGTAACAGTGGAATCTCCTCTTACTGGTAAGAATGTTGTAATAACAGGTTCAATAGAAGGTTTTACAAGGAATTCTGCAAAAGAGGCTGCTGAGAGATTAGGTGCAACTGTTCAATCTGCTGTATCCAAAAACACAAACATTTTGATTGTAGGTGAGAAAGCAGGAAGCAAACTTAAAAAAGCTCAGGATTTAGGAGTAGAGATAATGGAAGCTGACGAGTTTATAAAGCTTGCAAATTCATAAAATATATAAATATTAATATTTTTATAAAGTATACTATAAATTGTTTACTAATTTTATAATATATAAGTTTTATAGGGGTAAATATGAAAGAGTATTTTAGAGTAATAAATGAAGATGATTTAAAATGCAATTGTGATATTAGTACAGATGCATATAATTATCATAATTCATTAAATAAATATTATGGATATGATTCTTATTTACAAGAATTTGAACAAATATACAAATTGTATGATCCTAATTTAAAAATAAAATCTAACACTATGTTTGGTGAATTTATTTTAGAAAAAATAAGGAAAGAATATTTCAATGAAAAATTAAGTAGACTTGAATCATGTTTTGTATTTGAAAATAAAAATCAAGCTATGGATTATATTTTTAGTAAACAAAATAGAATTAATTTAATTATTGTGAAAGTTATTCCAAGTGATAATTGTATATTTGATGAATATGATATTTCTATATTGAATGAAAAAGGTCCTAAGTGTCATATTTTAAAAGATTATATAGATTTGGCTAATGATTATTGGAGTATATCAAAACAATATATAAAAGAAAAGGAAATATTTTTTAAAGGTACTTTTAGAATTGAAGAATTTTGATTTATTTTGTAATTAGTAATTTATTTAATTTGTAAATATATTAAAATTTTTGTTTATATAAAATGTTAATATTGTTTAATAAATTTTTATTATATTAATTTTTATTTGGTAATTTTCTTATATAAAAGGGAGAAATTTTTAAAAAATTCCTCCCGCACGGTGTTAATAAAACTCTACTGAATTAATAGAATTAGCTATATTTTCCATTGAGGTATATTCACTATGAGTAGGGAAAGTATAGCTAAGTACTAGATAATTTGAATCTTTTGGTTCGAATATGGTGTAAAATAAAATCGTATCATCTAATTGTATTTTATACTGTATATTCTTTTTTCCATTAACATAGAAATAGTTTTTTAATATATTGTTTTCTCTTTTCATTTTGTTTATATAGTTTATAAGTTTTTCTAAAGAATTATTATCTTCTTTCATATAACCTACTAAACAAGTTGTTTTCGTTTTTTCTTCCCAAAACATACTTTCTATATAATATAAATCTTCAACGTAGCCTGTATTTTTTATTATATAATTTTTATCTTCATCAGATAATTTTATAGAATTATTTAAAGGTATGAGTCTTACTTTTATATCTGGTATATCATATTTATTTTCATATGCTATATCATTGTTTAAATTTAGCTTTTTAAAATTTATATTTCTATCAGAAAATATATCTTTCTCTGAATTATTAACGCATGAAATTAAAAATAATGTTAGTATAAAATATAGTGTTTTCATATTTAAAAAATTATCTATTTTCTTACAGTTACAGTTCTGCTTGTAAATCCGATTATTCCTGTTAATAGATTAATAAAGAAATCACCGGCATTGCTTCTAGTATATATTTCATAATTTTCAGCTCCGCCTGCTAATTTTTCAACATCAACATCATTTATAGGTACAGCTCCCCAAAGTGCATACCATTGTTTTCTTGTCAATGTAACTCCGGTTTGAGGACCTTTTCCAATTAAATGCCTATGCTGAGCACATGATAGAGCAAATATTGAAACAGCTAATAATAAAATTATGAATTTAGTCATAAAAACTCCTTAAATTTGTTGAATTTTTCACATATAGTGAACATTGTTCAGTCTAACATAATAAAGGTATTTGTCAATGAAAAAAGCCAAAATAAAAACATGTATACTAAATTGTTCATTTTGCTTATAAGAAAATATTTTTAATAACAAAATAATATCTTTAAATAAATATAAAAACTTTACAAATGTAATAAAATATAGTGTATTTCTATTTTATTATTTAACTTAAATGAATAATTTTTGTTATAATATTGAAATTTAAATATAAAAAATACAATGAAAGAAAATAAAAAAATATTCTTATTATCATATTTAGTATTTATATCAGCAATAATTTTATTTATTGTTATTTTCTCTATTCTTGGCAATATAGAGAGGGTAGGATATTTATCAAATTTCAATCATATATTGGAAAATAAATATTATTTTACATTGAAATTTGAAAGCAGTATTTTTAAGAATAATAAAATATATAGAGTATATCCAAACACAAATGAAATGCCTGATAATGTTACAAATATAAGATGGAGCGGAAGCTATTATGGAAATTTGGTTTTAGGCGATTCAAACATACAATTAAAAGAAAATGATAAAATAGAAAATATTAAATATACAGTTAAAATACAAAAAAATGTATTTTTATTTTTATTGTTTATTATAATAGTTTTTCCAGCAATTTATTTTTATGTAATACCTAATATATATTATCATCATAAAGCATATATTTTCTTTTTTGTGCTTAATTCTTTTTTATATTTGATAACTTCAAATTTAATAATGCCTTTATTTTCTATGATGAAGCTTGATTTTAATATATATGATTTTTTATATACTTATCTTTTTGTGATGACAGCTTATAATTTGTT is a genomic window containing:
- a CDS encoding DUF2441 domain-containing protein, whose product is MKEYFRVINEDDLKCNCDISTDAYNYHNSLNKYYGYDSYLQEFEQIYKLYDPNLKIKSNTMFGEFILEKIRKEYFNEKLSRLESCFVFENKNQAMDYIFSKQNRINLIIVKVIPSDNCIFDEYDISILNEKGPKCHILKDYIDLANDYWSISKQYIKEKEIFFKGTFRIEEF
- a CDS encoding Bor/Iss family lipoprotein yields the protein MTKFIILLLAVSIFALSCAQHRHLIGKGPQTGVTLTRKQWYALWGAVPINDVDVEKLAGGAENYEIYTRSNAGDFFINLLTGIIGFTSRTVTVRK